A genomic segment from Mucilaginibacter terrenus encodes:
- the trxA gene encoding thioredoxin, giving the protein MANFKDIIASEKPVLVDFSAEWCGPCKMMPPILKQVKDALGDKVTIIKIDIDKNPSAASAYNVQSVPTLMVFQNGQSKWRQSGVMQASQLQQVLNQYI; this is encoded by the coding sequence ATGGCAAACTTTAAAGATATAATCGCGTCGGAAAAACCGGTGTTGGTAGACTTTTCTGCAGAGTGGTGCGGCCCGTGTAAAATGATGCCACCTATATTAAAACAGGTGAAAGACGCACTGGGCGATAAGGTCACCATTATCAAGATAGACATCGACAAGAATCCTTCGGCAGCAAGCGCTTATAACGTGCAAAGCGTACCCACTTTAATGGTGTTTCAAAACGGGCAAAGTAAATGGCGCCAAAGCGGCGTTATGCAAGCCAGTCAATTGCAGCAAGTGCTAAACCAATACATCTAA